In the genome of Williamwhitmania taraxaci, the window AAGTATTTATCGTTTAGCACAAGTACATGACCAATCGTGGAGAGAAAAAAGACGAATTCGCGAACTAGAAGAATTAATGGCAAAGTCTGGTGGTCTTAACATTAATAGTTCGCAGACTGGAGCGAATTCAACAGGAAATTCTTCTGACGATTCATTAGATCGACTGCAGAAAGCAAAAGAAATGCTAGAGAAGAAGTTAATTAATGACTCCGAGTTTGAATCAATTAAAGCAAAAATAATAAGTAGTCTTTAATAGTACTATTTTGGCAGCGCACAACAGCTGCTAAAAAATAGCTGGGGTTGATGCGCAGATAAGCAAGTTTTTGGTACTTTAGTATCAGTTTTAACGAGGGACAAGATTGCTGCTACTTACTCCCCGCCATTTCTTAGCAGCAAACGTTGTGGCCAATTAAAAAACGATACCAATATGAAAAGAGCATTATTTGGATTTATTTTTATCCTGATTTCAATTTCCGGATTTGGACAAAGTAGTAGTAAAGGTCTGAATTATTTTGCAGACCCGACAATGACAGATAGTTTATCAACAATTATGATTCCTGTAAAAATTGACGTAACTATTTTAAACTCTAGCAAAATTGGTTTTGGAGAGTATTATTCAAATGTGATAGTTTACGATTATAAAACTGATTCTTCTAAAAGATTATTTAAGGATGATACTTTTATAAAAGGATTTCAGAAAGAGTATGATTATTATAATCGCTCTAAAACTAATAATTTAGACTATGTATGTAGTAATTGGTTATTTTATTTTG includes:
- a CDS encoding PH domain-containing protein; the protein is MFALLHRRILIAATSGRFIVIKRGLIAGFDMNDFRWQDLGDTKLKVGIFGADIFFKKYASTDLAMNKFSSYILSLTGFRKDQTQSIYRLAQVHDQSWREKRRIRELEELMAKSGGLNINSSQTGANSTGNSSDDSLDRLQKAKEMLEKKLINDSEFESIKAKIISSL